The Lactuca sativa cultivar Salinas chromosome 2, Lsat_Salinas_v11, whole genome shotgun sequence genome includes a window with the following:
- the LOC111913364 gene encoding uncharacterized protein LOC111913364, which translates to MYNFKFNHKHEIYFGCLTNDLDETKAFDEWILKIGEGNTGGPNDGEAKTEFPKDVVVRFIGDHIHSIVSTIYTSFENHLDDQSYFQDKAILVPTNEEFDATNDYILGLMKDEGKTYMSSNSLRDTELPGFFLRNQSTLQLC; encoded by the coding sequence ATGTACAATTTTAAGTTTAACCATAAACATGAGATTTATTTTGGTTGTCTAACTAATGATTTGGATGAGACAAAAGCATTTGATGAGTGGATTCTTAAAATTGGTGAAGGTAATACTGGCGGCCCTAATGATGGTGAAGCTAAAACTGAATTTCCAAAAGACGTTGTTGTTCGCTTTATAGGTGACCATATTCATTCAATTGTATCCACCATTTATACATCCTTTGAAAACCATCTTGATGATCAATCATATTTTCAAGATAAAGCTATTTTGGTCCCTACAAATGAAGAATTTGATGCTACCAATGACTACATTTTAGGATTGATGAAAGATGAAGGGAAAACATATATGAGTTCAAATTCTTTACGTGATACAGAGTTACCAGGTTTTTTTTTGAGGAATCAATCTACTCTTCAGTTGTGTTGA